One window of Triticum dicoccoides isolate Atlit2015 ecotype Zavitan chromosome 5A, WEW_v2.0, whole genome shotgun sequence genomic DNA carries:
- the LOC119300958 gene encoding phosphoglucan phosphatase LSF2, chloroplastic-like, giving the protein MGRGSIPIAPARLPTTAGRIASTVSFSTSECRKDLAIMAATANASCLPASSRLPASGAGIRNRGRLPMAAVGCTAGRGGVHLRSAWPLLCTSSSAASGARGSGKMEDYNTAMKRMMRNPYEYHHDLGMNYAVISDSLIVGSQPQKPDDIDHLKNEENVAYILCLQQDKDIEYWGIDFEAVVTRCKELGIQHMRRPAVDFDPDSLRKQLPKAVSALEWAISQGKGRVYIHCTAGLGRAPAVAISYMFWFENMDLYTAYEKLTSVRPCGPSKKAIRSATYDLAKSDPNKEAFETLPERAFEGISVSERKLIQDRVRSLHKA; this is encoded by the exons ATGGGAAGGGGATCCATTCCAATAGCTCCGGCAAGACTCCCGACCACCGCCGGCCGTATAGCGTCCACCGTCTCTTTCTCTACATCGGAGTGCCGCAAGGATCTCGCCATCATGGCAGCCACTGCCAACGCATCCTGCCTCCCCGCCTCTTCGCGCCTACCGGCCAGCGGCGCGGGCATCCGGAACAGGGGGAGGCTGCCAATGGCCGCCGTTGGCTGCACTGCCGGACGCGGCGGGGTTCACCTGAGGAGCGCCTGGCCTCTCCTGTGCACCTCCTCCTCCGCTGCGTCCGGAGCACGGGGTAGCGGGAAGATGGAGGACTACAACACCGCCATGAAGCGGATGATGCGGAACCCATACGAATACCACCACGACCTTG GTATGAATTATGCTGTCATAAGTGATAGCTTGATTGTTGGCTCGCAACCTCAGAAGCCTGACGATATTGATCACTTGAAAAATGAGGAAAATGTAGCCTATATTCTTTGTCTACAGCAGGACAAGGATATCGAATACTGGGGCATTGATTTTGAAGCTGTTGTCACTAGgtgcaaagaacttggcattcagcATATGAGAAGACCA GCAGTAGACTTCGATCCAGATTCGCTGAGGAAACAGTTACCGAAAGCAGTTTCCGCACTAGAATGGGCTATATCACAAGGCAAAGGGCGAGTTTACATCCATTGCACTGCTGGACTTGGTAGAGCGCCTGCGGTTGCAATTTCTTACATGTTCTGGTTCGAGAATATGGAC CTATATACGGCTTATGAAAAGCTAACCTCCGTAAGACCGTGTGGACCGAGTAAGAAAGCTATCCGCTCTGCAACCTATGATCTAGCTAAGAGTGATCCAAATAAAGAGGCTTTTGAGACCCTGCCGGAGCGTGCTTTCGAGGGAATATCAGTTTCAGAGAGGAAGTTAATACAAGACCGTGTCCGTTCCCTCCACAAGGCATGA
- the LOC119299423 gene encoding leucine-rich repeat extensin-like protein 5: MASSLVWSRRALVVMAVAAMVLAAQSSEAAARSGGADEDELRFPGFPGGRQRNPGFPGVPGGRVASPPASRFKPSSPPPSPPPPLQSSPAISPPCVSSGAPSQPALQPLPGFPGLQQPGNGGGSASSPADCVTPLAGLMTCASFLTGSEPDTPTPQSECCSGLGMFLNSTAAVDDRSLRCLCPVILGDVNRMLPKPIDPVRMMYLPISCGVVLPPQVLFICFTGQPTPPVVSRIPDSWMTPASSALTP, from the exons ATGGCGTCATCGTTGGTGTGGTCGAGGCGCGCGCTGGTCGTGATGGCGGTGGCTGCGATGGTGCTGGCGGCGCAGTcgtcggaggcggcggcgaggagcggcgGGGCCGACGAAGACGAGCTTCGGTTCCCGGGGTTCCCGGGCGGCAGGCAGCGCAACCCTGGCTTCCCGGGGGTGCCCGGGGGCAGGGTAGCGTCGCCGCCAGCGTCTCGCTTCAAGccgtcctcgccgccgccgtcgccgccgccgccgttgcagtCGTCGCCCGCTATTAGCCCACCGTGCGTCAGCAGCGGGGCGCCTTCGCAGCCGGCGCTGCAGCCGCTGCCCGGGTTCCCAGGCCTGCAGCAGCCGGGCAACGGCGGCGGGTCGGCGTCGTCGCCGGCGGACTGCGTGACGCCGCTGGCGGGGCTGATGACGTGCGCGTCGTTCCTGACGGGGAGCGAGCCGGACACCCCGACGCCGCAGAGCGAGTGCTGCAGCGGGCTGGGCATGTTCCTCAACAGCACGGCGGCGGTGGACGACCGCTCGCTGCGGTGCCTGTGCCCGGTCATCCTCGGCGACGTCAACCGCATGCTGCCCAAGCCCATCGACCCCGTCCGCATGATGTACCTCCCCATCTCCTGCGGCGTCGTCCTCCCCCCTCAAGTCCTCTTCATCTGCTTCA CTGGACAGCCAACGCCACCCGTGGTCTCGCGCATCCCCGACTCCTGGATGACGCCAGCTTCATCAG CATTGACACCTTGA